Genomic segment of Umezawaea sp. Da 62-37:
TGCGCCCCGGCCACGTGCTGGCGGCCGCCAAGCGGATGCCGGGCGTGCCGGTCGGCGACCGGCTGGACGCCGCGGCCGTGCTCGAACGCCGCACCGAGTTCACCTCCCACTGGGACGACGCCGGCCAGGTGGAGTGGGCCGAGGGCGCGGGCATCGTGCCCGTCCGCGGCCGGGGCGTGATCACCGGCGAGCGCGAGGTGACGGTCGGGGACCGGGTGCTGACCGCGCGCCGCGCGGTGGTGGTCGCGACCGGCAGCGCGCCACGGGTCCCCTCGCTGCCGGGGCTGTCCGACGTGCCGCACTGGTCTTCGCGCGAGGCGACCTCCGCGAAGGAGGTGCCCGCCTCCCTCGTCGTGCTCGGCGGCGGCGTGGTCGGCGTCGAGATGGCGCAGGCGTGGGCCGTGCTCGGCTCCGAGGTGACCCTGGTGATCTCCCAGGACCGGCCGCTGGCCAAGTTCGAGGACTTCGTCGGCGACCTGGTCGCCGACGGGCTGCGCGCCGACGGCGTGACCATCCACACGGGAGCGAAGGCGTCCTCGGTGTCCGAAGTGGACGGCGGCGTCGAGCTGACCCTCGGCGACGGCACGAAGGTCGTGGCCGAGCACCTGCTCGTCGCCACCGGCCGCGAGCCCGCCACGCGCGATCTCGGCCTGGAGGCGTTCGGCCTCAAGGCGGGCGACGCGCTGCCGGTCGACGACACCGGCCGGGTGTCCGGAGTGGACTGGCTGTACGGCTGCGGCGACGTCACGGGCCGCGCGCCGCTGACCCACCAGGGCAAGTACGCCGCCCGCGCGGTCGGCTCCGCGATCCTCGCCGACGCGCGCGACCCGGAGCCGTGGACGACCACCGCGGCCACCGCCGACCACACCGCCGTCCCGCAGGTGGTGTTCACCGATCCCGAGGTCGCGTTCGTCGGCCGCACCGCGGACCAGGCGCGCGCCGCGGGCCTCACGGTGAAGGTGGTCGACCTGGACATCGCCGTCGCCGGGTCCTCGCTGCACGCCGACGGGTACAAGGGCAAGGCGCGGATGGTCGTCGACGAGGACAAGCGGACCCTCGTCGGCGTCACGTTCGTGGGGCAGGACGTCGCCGAGATGCTGCACGCCGCCACGATCGCGATCGTCGGCGAGGTCACCGTGGACCGGTTGTGGCACGCGGTCCCGGCCTACCCGACGATCAGCGAGGTGTGGCTGAGGCTGCTGG
This window contains:
- a CDS encoding NAD(P)/FAD-dependent oxidoreductase; amino-acid sequence: MTSDEFDVIVIGGGPVGENAAGRTAAGGLRTALVEAELFGGECSYWACMPSKALLRPGHVLAAAKRMPGVPVGDRLDAAAVLERRTEFTSHWDDAGQVEWAEGAGIVPVRGRGVITGEREVTVGDRVLTARRAVVVATGSAPRVPSLPGLSDVPHWSSREATSAKEVPASLVVLGGGVVGVEMAQAWAVLGSEVTLVISQDRPLAKFEDFVGDLVADGLRADGVTIHTGAKASSVSEVDGGVELTLGDGTKVVAEHLLVATGREPATRDLGLEAFGLKAGDALPVDDTGRVSGVDWLYGCGDVTGRAPLTHQGKYAARAVGSAILADARDPEPWTTTAATADHTAVPQVVFTDPEVAFVGRTADQARAAGLTVKVVDLDIAVAGSSLHADGYKGKARMVVDEDKRTLVGVTFVGQDVAEMLHAATIAIVGEVTVDRLWHAVPAYPTISEVWLRLLESYGL